In the genome of Succinivibrio dextrinosolvens, the window CACAGATCTTATCTGCAAGAGTCATTGCCTCAACCTGATCGTGGGTAACATAAATAATGGTAGCATTCAGTTCACGATGCAGTTTAGCAATTTCCAGTCTCATCTTCACACGCAGTGCTGCATCAAGATTTGATAAAGGTTCATCAAACAGGAATACAGATGGGTTCTGAACTATACAGCGTCCAATTGCGACACGCTGACGCTGACCGCCTGATAGAGCCTTTGGTTTACGCTCAAGAAAAGCCTCTAGACCTAATATGTCAGCAGCCTGAACAACACGACGACGGATTTCTTCCTTATCCATCTTCTTTAATTTCAGACCAAAAGCCATATTCTCAAACACAGTCATGTGAGGATAAAGAGCATAAGACTGGAATACCATTCCAATGTTTCTCTGTGATGGAGGAACATCATTTACTCTCTTGCCTCCAATCATCAGGTCACCGTCGGTAATATCCTCAAGGCCGGCAATCATTCTTAAGAGAGTCGATTTACCGCATCCTGATGGACCAACAAACACGATGAAATCACCATCTTTAATGTCAAGATTGATATTTCTTAAAGTATCCTTTAATAAAACAGGGTTATAGTTCTTTCTTACTTTCTGTAATAATACGTCTGCCATTTTTTTTATCTCTTTTATAAATCTTTAAACTATTCTATTTCTACTATTATTAACCTTTTACGCCACCAGCGGTCAAACCACCGACTAACCAACGCTGGGCCAGCAGGAATACAATGGTAATTGGTAAACCTGACAGAACTGCGGCGGCTGCGAAATCACCCCATAGATAATTCTGAGGATACAGGTACTGCTGAGCGCCCACTGCAAGAGTCAGTTCATCCATATCTAACAGAAGAACTGATGCAACAGGAACCTCAGCAACAGTTGCGATAAATGCAAGGATGAACACAACAGCAAGAATTGGAACTGATAGAGGTAAAAGAATCAGTCTGAATGCTTGCCATGGGGTTGCGCCATCAATTGCTGCGGCCTCTTCTAATGAAGAATCAATAGTCTCGAAGTAACCTTTTATTGTCCAGATATGAAGTGCAATACCACCCATATATGAAAGAATCAGACCACCATGAGTATTTAAACCAAGCCATGGAATATACTCACCAATCTTATCAAACAGAGCATAGATAGCGACCAGTGCCAGTACAGCAGGGAACATCTGGAAAATCAGCATTCCATTTAAGATTGTGTTCTTACCTGCAAACTTCATACGGGCAAAAGCGTATGCTGAGGTAGTAGAAAGACAGATGATCAGGAATGAGGTAATAAAGGCAACCTTTACAGAATTCCATAACCAGCGTAAAACAGGGAATGGAGGCGGTGTAATGGTCTCCTTATAAATACCATATGAGGTTCCTTCTTTATCATTCTTATCAATGACATATCTTAAAGAAGAATCCCCTTCCCCTGTCTTTACCACAATCTTGTGAGCAAGTAACTTGCAGAGAGCGAATGCGGAATCAGAATCAGATAGCTTGCCTGAATCAATTGATTCAACATCAAAGCTTGATGAAACCTCAACAGCATCATCCAAAGACTCAACTTTCTTGACATCTTCAGGATCAAAAGCCTCAGATATAAAGGCTCTGAAGGAATCATCTTCCTTTGTTGAAACATACATCTGAACTTTGCCATCATCTGTATTTACAAAATTAACCTCAGATCCAGGAACACGGTTAAGCTTTGTTACATTAAATCCTAAAGCCAATCGCCAGTGATCCAGAGTCGAAGTTGATAACTTAGGAATTACATCACCCACAGAATAGTTTCCCTGTCTGAAGGAAATTGCAACAATCATCAGCAGAGGAAACATAATTAAGCTTAGGAAAAACAGCATGAAAATATGAGCGGCTGCTTTTCTGTATTTTAAAGATTTTGGTTGAACAATAGCCATTTTCAAAACTCCCTATTACTGCTGCATTGCACTGTTTTTTGCAAATTTAAGCTGAAGCAGACTTAGAAGACCTACCACGATGAAGATCATGGTGGCAACTGCTGCAGCCAGACCGTAATCGTTACCTTTTCCACCTTCGAAAGCGATTCTGTAGGTAAA includes:
- a CDS encoding ABC transporter ATP-binding protein, with amino-acid sequence MADVLLQKVRKNYNPVLLKDTLRNINLDIKDGDFIVFVGPSGCGKSTLLRMIAGLEDITDGDLMIGGKRVNDVPPSQRNIGMVFQSYALYPHMTVFENMAFGLKLKKMDKEEIRRRVVQAADILGLEAFLERKPKALSGGQRQRVAIGRCIVQNPSVFLFDEPLSNLDAALRVKMRLEIAKLHRELNATIIYVTHDQVEAMTLADKICVLSPLAMNPQTESNLEQFGAPLELYNHPVNKFVAGFIGSPKMNFLKGEIESVAEDKCVVKLSNGEKISACVDARRSQVGNTVTLGVRPEHLVKADSDKADGGKISCKVSVTENLGAEFFVYMDCESSEVGSDFTFKSDGELDVRPGDTMEVGIPSSACYLFDEEGKAFPRTAVYKRS